From Geotalea uraniireducens Rf4:
GTAAATGCACTTGATCTGCTTGAAACCCTGGCGGAAGAGACGCACAACCTCACCGTTTCGTACCTTGCTCATAAGCTGGGTTTGAGCCGGAACAAGGTGACCAGGTTGTTGGCCATTCTGGAGAAGCGCGAACTGGTGGTATGCGACGCCATCAGCGGGGGGTACAGTCTGGGGCTTTCGGCAGTGGGGCTTGCCCAGAGTTTTCTGAGGAATGTAACTGGAAAAGGGGGGGGTGACTGAATATCGGCTAACCTATCGATGATGTAATGGGATGCGGATCGGCGCGGGGTCAAATTTATCGGTAAAGGAGCACAAACCATGGCAGAACGAAAGTACGACTGGGGTGAGATAGCACGAAATTCCAAGTATCTGCAATTAAAGAGCAAGAAAAGGACATTTCTCTTCGGCTGGTGGATCGCATCTTCGATTTATTACTTCTCGTTGCCGCTCCTCTCCGGCTATGTTCCCGATTTGTTCAAAATCAAAATAATCGGCGTCATCAACTTCGGTTACCTGTTCATCCTGTCCCAATTCGTCATGTCGTTCTTTGTGGCGATCTACTATACAAAGGTCGCCAACAGCGAATTCGACCGTTTGACCGATGAACTCGTCAGTGAAATTCAATAAGGAGGTGATACATGTTTACCAAAGCACTGTCAGCAACGATGCTCATGCTTTTTTTGACCATGCCGGGACTCGCCGCCGAACCGCCGAAGCAGGCGCCCCAATCGGCAACGACTGCCGCAGCGCCGGTGCAGAGTCAGGCAGTACCTGCAGCGCAAGCGGCTCCCGCAGCAAAAGCGGCCGTTCCCGCAGCACCGGCTCTCCAGGAAAAGGTCCGGCCCAACCGGTCCATCACCATTACCATGTTCATGGCGATCATCGGCATCACGCTCTGCGTCGTAATCTGGGCAGCCAAGCAGACCAAGTCGGCTGCCGACTTCTACACCGCAGGCGGAGGGATTACCGGGCTTCAGAACGGCTGGGCCATTGCCGGCGACTACATGTCGGCCGCCTCGTTCCTCGGCATGTCCGGCCTGATCTCGCTCTACGGCATCGACGGTTTCATGTACGCGGTCGGCCCCATGTTCTCGTTCATCGCCATCCTGCTGGTGGTGGCGGAACCGTGCCGCAACGCAGGCAAATACACCCTGGGCGACATCCTCTCCTTCCGCGCCTCGGCAAAGCCGGTGCGGGCCGTGGCAGCGCTTTCCACGGTCACGGTGTCGCTCTTCTACCTGATCGCCCAGATGGTCGGGGCCGGCAAGCTGATGCAGGTGCTGCTGGACATTCCCTACCGTTTCTCGGTCATCGGTGTCGGCGTCCTGATGGTGGGCTATGTTGTCTTCGGCGGCATGAAGGCCACCACCTGGGTACAGATCATCAAGGCCGGTCTGCTCATGTCGGGCACCGTCCTTCTTGCCCTCCTGGTCATGTTCAAGGCGGGCCTCAACCCGTTCGGATTTTTCTCGGATATCGTCAATAACCAGCTCATCCAGGACCACGTGAGGATGAACGTCCTCAAGGATGCGCTGCCGAAGCCGGGCGTCGACTACGGGCAGCGCTTTCTGGAGCCGGGGCTGTTCCTGAAGAATCCACTTGACCAGATCTCCCTCGGCATTGCCTGGGCGTTGGGCGCAGCCGGCCTGCCCCATATCCTGATGCGCTTTTTCACCGTTCCCAATGCAAAAGAGGCACGGAAATCCATCGTCATCGCCCTTTTTATCAACGGCACATTTTTCTTCCTCATCAATCTCATAGGTTTCGGCGCTGCGCTCTACCTGACCCCGCAACTGATCAGCTCCGTTGACAAGGGCGGCAACATGGCGACGTTGCTGCTGGCCCAGAAACTGGGGGGCGGCGCAGGCTCCATTGGTGGCGACATGTTCCTGGCATTCATCTGCGCCGTGGCCTTCGCCACCATCCTGGCGGTTGTTTCCGGCCTGGTTCTGGCCGCTTCCGCCGCCATTGCCCACGATGTGTACGTGAACATCATCAAGGACGGAAAGGCCGATCAGCACCTGCAGGTCAAGGTGGCCCGCATTACCTCTCTCTGTGTCGGGATAGCCGCTATCATCATGGGGCTTATGGCCGAGAAGGAGAACGTTGTCGCCCTGGTAGCCCTGGCCTTTGCCGTGGCGGCATCGGGAAATTTCCCGGCGGTCATCCTCTCGCTCTTCTGGCGCCGCTTCAATACGGCCGGCATCATTTCCGCCCTGCTGGTGGGGACCATTACGGCCCTGGGTCTCGTGGTGGTGTCGCCGGTCATGACCTATCCGCAGAAGATCGCTGACGATGCCGGAAAGATCATTGTGACCCTGGAGAAAAAACAGGCCGAGGGGGCCGTTCTGGCCGACAAGGAGCTGACGGCCCTGGACAAGTCGCGCAAGGACTTCGCGAAGAACAACGGTGGGACCTCCATGGTCGGGCTGAAGGCGCCTCTCTTTCCGCTCAAGAATCCGGGCATCGTCTCCGTGCCCCTCGGTTTCCTCGCCGCCATCTTCGGTTGCCTCCTCTTCCGCGACCGGCGGGCCGAAGAAATGTTCGACGAGATCGAGGTGCGGCAGATTACGGGCATCGGCATAGCCAAGGCGACCGATCATTAAGGAAACGAGCCTTTTTCGCCCTGGCTGCGTAAGTCTTCGGGGCTGCTTGTGTGGCGTAGCGATGTTTATGGCCTCCGAGGAGATCCTGCGGGAGACGCCGATCTGGCCGAAATTTCGCGCCCGGAAGGTAGATTGACCAGTACTGTACGGTTAGGTTTTTCCATCCACACTCCCCCCCTCACCCTAGCCCTCTCCTTTAGGCCCGCAATTTGGGTCCACAAGGGGCGAGGGGACTTTAAAGCTCCCCTCCCTTGATGGGAGGGGTTGGGGGAGGGTGCAATGTGCAGGTTTTTATGGCTTGGAGAGTCAGTGCAATTTTCTACCGGATACTACTGAGATTGACAGCATATATTACCCCGCGCTGCGGCGCGGGGAATTTTTCGGCAGTTGCAGGCAGAGAAATTAAACAATGGTGGACGAGGGGGGGCCATGGGTGATGCAGAATTGCATGGATATGCGATAGCGACGGAGATGGCGGGGGATGAGGGGGTCCAGCTGCTCTCCGGCCTGGGCAAGGGAGAGTTGATAAAGATCATCATTGATGACGCGAAAAACTGGCTGGCCCACGACGGGCTCTGGTTCCAGGCAGTGGAGAGCGTCCACGGCATGGACGAGGCCATTGCCGCCGACCGGGCCGCCTGGGAGAAGTTCACCGTCATCGAGGCAAAGCGGATCATGGAACGCCTCGGCATGAAGCCCGGCGGCGGCATCCCTGCCCTGGTGGAATGCCTCAAGCACCGCCTCTATGCGCGGCTGAACCTCCAGGACGTCATGGAACAGAGCGACAGCCGGGTGGTGTTCCGCATGGTGGATTGCCGTGTCCAGTCGGCTCGCAGGCGCAAGGGGCTCGCCGACTTCCCGTGCAAGACGGTGGGAATCGTCGAGTACGCGGAGTTCGCCAGGACCATCGACCCGCGCATCAGGACCCGGTGTATCGCCTGTCCGCCGGATGCGCATCCGGATCAATACTGGTGCGCCTGGGAATTTACTCTTTGAGGAACGAGGAAAAAGGAGCGAGGAACGAGGAACGAGGAAAAAGGAACGAGGAGCGAGGAAAAAGGAACGAGGAGCGAGGAAAAAGGAGCGAGGAACGAGGAAAAAGGAGCGAGGATAATGGCGCGAGGTGAGAGCCTAGAGCCTAGAGGTTTTCCTCGAACCTCGAACCTCGATCCTCGATCCTCATATATACGTGAAACGAGGAGAACCGACATGCACACAACCGCCGCAGCACCCTATACATCCAAAAACAAGATCCGTTTCGTGACCGCAACCAGCCTGTTCGACGGTCACGACGCAGCTACCAATATTATCCGTCGCATGCTCCAGTCCTCGGGGGCCGAGGTGATCCACCTGGGGCACAATCGCTCCGTGGATGTGATCGTCACCGCCGCCATTCAGGAGGACGCCCAGGGGATAGCGGTCAGTTGCTACCAGGGTGGCCACGTGCCGTTCTTCAAATACATCTGCGACCTGCTCAAAGAGCGGGGCGCCGGGCATATCCGGGTCTTCGGCGGTGGCGGCGGGGTGATCGTCCCCGAAGAGATCCGGGAGATCGAAGGCTACGGGGTGAGCAAGATATTCTCACCCGAAGACGGCCGGCGCATGGGGCTGCAGGGGATGGTCAACCACATGCTGGAGCTATGCGATTTCCAGCCGGAACGGGACCTGGATACGGAAATCGAACGGCTTAAAGGACGGGACATCCGCTCGGTCAATACCCTCATCTCCCTGGCCGAACAGGCGGTCCACGAGCATACGGAAGGGTATGGAAAGGTCAGGGAGCGGGTTCGCGCCATGGGGAGCAAGGTGCCGGTACTGGGCATTACCGGCACCGGCGGGGCGGGGAAGAGCTCCCTTACCGATGAGCTGGTGCGCCGATTGATACGGGATTTCCCGGAGAAGAGCGTGGCGATCCTGGCGGTAGACCCTTCCCGGCAGCGGACCGGCGGCGCGCTCCTGGGCGACCGGATCAGGATGAACTCCATCAATACCGACCGGGTCTACATGCGCTCGCTGGCCACCCGCGACTCCCGTTCCGAGCTGTCCGCCGCCATTGAAGACGCCATTGCCGTGGTGCGGGCGGCAGGCTTCGACCTGGTGATCGTCGAGACCTCCGGCATCGGCCAGGGGGATGCCGGGGTGGTGGAGATCTGTGACGTATCCCTCTACGTCATGACCTGCGAATTCGGCGCGCCGACCCAGCTGGAAAAGATCGACATGCTCGACTTCGCCGACATCGTCGCCCTCAACAAGTTCGAGCGGAAGGGTTCGGAGGATGCCATGCGCAACGTGCGCAAGCAGTACCGGCGCAACCGCAACCTGTTCGACCTCGCCGACGAGGAGCTGCCGGTGTTCGGCACTATCGCTTCCCAGTTCAACGACCCCGGCACCAATGTCCTTTACCGGGCGGTGCTCGACCGGTTCAACGAGAAGAAGGGGCTCGGCTGGCAGTCGCAGCTTGCCATTACCGAGCGGGAGAGCCTGAAGAAGTACATCATCCCATCCGACCGGATTCATTACCTGGGGGAGATCGTCCAGTCGGTGCGCGGCTACCGGAAAACCGCGGCGGAGCAGGCGCAGATCGCCCGCACCCTCTTCCAGCTCAAGGGGACCCGTGCCCTCCTTGCCGACAGTGACGCGACCGCGGCGGGGGTTGACCAACTGATAGGATATTACGAGGCCAAGCTCCGGGATGAGCCGCGCCGGATCATCGAGAGCTGGCCGGGAATGAAGCAATCGTACCGTCAGGACGCCCTCGTGACAAGTGTGAGGGACAAGGAAATCCGCACCGAACTCTACACCACCTCCCTCTCCGGGACCAAAATCCCCCGGGTCTGCGTCCCCGATTACGAGGACTGGGGGGAGATCGTCAAGTGGAGCATGAAGGAGAACGTGCCGGGCTCGTTCCCCTTTACCGCCGGGGTCTTCCCCTTCAAGCGGGTCGAGGAGGACCCTAAACGACAGTTCGCCGGCGAGGGGACCCCGGAGCGGACCAACCGGCGCTTTCACTACCTTTGCCGGGACGACGGCGCCAAGCGCCTTTCCACGGCCTTCGACAGCGTTACCCTCTACGGCGAGGACCCGGATTTTCCTCCCGACGTCTATGGCAAGGTGGGGGAGAGCGGCGTCTCCATCTGCACCGTGGAGGACGTGAAGAAGCTCTATGCCGGCTTCGACCTCTGCGCCCCCTCCACCAGCGTCTCCATCACCATCAATGGCCCGGCGCCGATGATGCTCGCCATGTTCTTCAATGCGGCCATCGACCAGCAGGTGGACCGGTTCCGCGGGGAAAAGGGGCGTGAGCCCGCCGCCGCCGAGTACGAGCTGATCCGGGCTTGTACCCTGCAGACCGTGCGCGGCACTGTCCAGGCCGACATCCTCAAAGAAGACCAGGGGCAGAACACCTGCATCTTCTCCACCGAGTTCGCCCTGAAGATGATGGGTGACATCCAGCAGTACTTCATCGACAAGCAGGTGCGGAATTATTACTCCGTCTCCATCAGCGGCTACCACATCGCCGAGGCCGGGGCGAACCCCATCAGCCAGCTCGCCTTCACCCTTTCCAACGGCTTCACCTATGTGGAGTATTACCTTTCCCGGGGGATGCACATCGACGACTTCGCCCCGAACCTCTCCTACTTCTTCTCGAACGGCCTCGACCCGGAGTACACGGTGATAGGCCGTGTGGCGCGGCGCATCTGGGCGGTAACCATGCGGGAGAAATACGGCGCCAACGAGCGGAGCCAGAAGCTCAAGTACCACATCCAGACCTCCGGCCGCTCGCTCCATGCCCAGGAAATGGACTTCAACGACATCCGCACCACCCTACAGGCGCTGATGGCCCTCTACGACAACTGCAACTCGCTGCACACCAACGCCTACGACGAGGCGGTCACGACACCCTGCGAGGAGTCGGTGCGCCGCGCCATGGCGGTGCAGATGATCATCACCAAGGAGTTGGGGCTGAACAGGAACGAGAACCCGCTCCAGGGGGCGTTCATTATCGACGAACTGACCGACCTGGTGGAGGAGGCTGTGCTGGCCGAGTTCGAAAGGATCGACCAGCGGGGCGGGGTGCTCGGCGCCATGGAGACCCAGTACCAGCGGAGCAAGATCCAGGACGAGTCCATGCTTTACGAGCACAAGAAGCACTCGGGCGAGCTCCCCATCATCGGCGTCAACACCTTCCTGAACCCCCGCGCCGATGAGGACGGATACCAGGTGCCGGGCGAACTGGCCCGGGCTACCATTGAAGAAAAGGAGCAGCAGATTCGAAACCTGCGCGCCTTCCAGGAGCGGAACAGGGTAAAGGCCCCGCTGGCCCTGAAGCGCCTCCAAGAGGTGGCTGTCAGTGGCGGCAATATCTTTGCCGAGTTGATGGAGACGGTGAAGTACGCCTCTCTCGGCCAGATCACCAGGGCGTTGTTTGAGGTGGGGGGCGAATATCGAAGAAACATGTGATGGCGGCGATTGCGAATTTCGAAATATATGACAGAATAATCATTTGAGATTTTCTTCGTGTCCATTGCGCCTTTGCAGTTCAAAGAGTCCGGTTTCCCCAGCTGATTTTTCAAAGGAGTCACCCCATGACCCGCCCCAAAGAAACCTCATACTACCAAACCCTTCCCCTCAGTACCGACCTTGCCCTGCGCCGTCGCTACATGGTGGTGGACGAGCCGATTCCGGGAAACCTCCGCTTCGGCCTTTTGCTGGAGATCCTGGACCTGGTCGCCGAGAAGACCGCCTTGAATTATGTGAATCGTTTCTACCCGGATGCGCGGGTAGTGACGGCGGCCATCGACAACATCTTCGTCCGCCATGCCGCTGACGTGACCAGAGACATCGTCTTCCACGCCCGCATCAATCACGTCGGGCGGTCATCGCTTGAGATCGGCATCCGCGTCGAACAGCCGGGCGATCCCACCAACCACATCGCCTCCTGCTACTTCACCATGGTGGCCCGCTCCGGCATGGGGGAGGGGGCGGTGAGCGTGACGCTCCCCCCGCTGGAATACCTGGACGAAACGGAACAGGCGCGGGCGAAGAAGGCGTTGTCGGGACGGGATGAGTACCGCCAGCAGCAGGCGCTCCTGACGGAGCCCCCGTCGCGGGAGGAGTACGAGATGCTCGCCGCCCTGCACAAGGCCCAGGAGGAGCCGGGGTTCTCCGGCCTTCTGGCCGGGCGCCTGGTGGCCGATGCCTGGGAGCGGATGTACCCGGAGCAGGAGAACGTGCCGCAGAAGATCTTCGGCGGCTACCTGATCCGGCGCGCCTACGAGCTTTCCGCCATCTGTTCGGAGCTGGTGGCGCCGGACCGCTCCATCGTCGCCGCGGTGAACCGGATCAACTTCTTCCACCCGGTCCGGATGGGTGACAAGCTCCACTTCACCTCACGGGTGGTTTACACCAGTGGCAGCTTCGTCTGCGTTGAAGCGAGCATCGAGCGGCTCAGCCTCGACCGGACCAGCAAGGCGCTCTCCAATTCGTGCTTGTTCACCTTCGTCAACGTGGACCGGGAACTGGTGCACCAGCCGGTGCCTGCCATCTATCCTGCCACCTATGTCGAAGATGCCAGCTACCTGGCGGCCCACCGGAGCTACCAGTCGATCGTCCGGCATCATGCGATCATATAGGCGCTTGCGGCTTGAGTCCCTTGCGGTAAGTTTTTTGTATCCGCACTTCCCCCCTCACCCTAGCCCTCTCCTTTAGGCCCGCAATTTGGGTCCACAAGGGGCGAGGGGACTTTAAAGCTCCCCTCCCTTGATGGGAGGGGTTGGGGGAGGGTCCCGGTTATGCCGGGGATTAAGGCGAAGAACCTTTGTCGGGACGCTGATGAACGCGGATTAAATGCTGAAAATCTGGAGGAATTATGGATATTTTCCAAGCGATCAACGATAGAAGGAGCATCAGGAAATACAAAGATATCCCGGTAGAGTGGGAGAAGATCGGCCAGGTGCTCGACGCGGCCCGGCTCGCCCCTTCCTGGAAGAACATGCAGTGCTGGCGTTTCCTGGTCCTGACTGCTTCCGATAAGAAAGACGCTATGCTCTCCGCCTTCCCCGACGATAATCCGGGGAAAAAGGCCATTGCCCAGGCGCCGGTGGTGATCGTGGTCTGTGCTGACCCGGCCGAATCGGGGATAGAGAACGGCGTCGAGTACTACATCGCCGATACGGCCATCGCCTTCGAGCATATCTGCCTGGCGGCCCATGGATTGGGGCTCGGCACCTGCTGGATGGGGTGGTACGACGAAGCGGCCATCAAGGGGGAACTTGGCATTCCCGACGGAATCCGGGTGGTGGGGGTGACGCCGCTCGGCTACCCCGACCAGGAGCCGAAGCAGCGGCCGCGCAAGGAACTCGCTGAAATTGCCTATTACAATGATTGGGGGAAGACCGAATGTTGACTAAAATGGAATCGGAACAGCGGATCATCAGGCTGCAGAAGGAACTGAAGGAGAAGGGGCTCGACGGGGCGCTCTTCATCTATCCCATCGACGTCTATTATTTCGCCGGCACCCGCCAGAACTCCACCATCTGGATACCGGCGGACGGCAATCCGCGCCTTTTTGCCCGGAAGAGCTACGCACGCGCCCTGACTGAGAGCCTCATCGAGGATACCCGACCGTTTCCGGGAAGCAAGGAGTTTCCTGCCCTGTTCGGCGCGGAGGTGCGAAAGATCGGCTTCACTTTCGACGTGGCGCCGGTGCAGCAGTACAACTACTACTCCAAGCTCCTGCCGGGGCGTGAGTTTGCCGACATCTCCGCCATCAACCGGGATATCCGATCGGTCAAGTCGGAGTGGGAGCTGGAGCGGATGCGCCACAGCGGTGACCATCTCTGCGAGGTGTTCCGCCAGGTGCCGGAGTTTCTCAAGGCGGGAATGCGGGAAATCGACCTGGCCGCCGAGTTCGAATACCGGCTGCGAAAGGCGGGGGGCGAGGGATACGTGCGGATGCGCGCCTTCAACCAGGAGCTGTTCCAGGGACTGGCGGTCAGCGGCGCCACCTCCGGCAACCCCGGCTTCTTCGACGGTGCGGTAACCGGCCGGGGGCTCTCCACCGCCTCTCCCCACGGCGCCTCCACCGAAGCAATCACCGCCAACACTCCCGTTCTCATCGACTACACCGGTGTCTTCAACGGCTACATCGTCGACATGACCCGGATCTTCGCCATCGGCAAGCTTGCGCCGGAGCTGGAGCATGCCTTTGCCACCTCCCTTGCCATCCAGCAGCACCTGGTGGAAAACCTGAAGCCGGGTGTCATCTGCGAGGAACTGTTCTTCAAGGCCGCCGAAATGGCGGAACAGGCGGGGCTGGGGCAGAATTTCATGGGCGCGCCGGGGGAAAACGCCAAATTTGTCGGCCACGGTGTCGGGCTGGAGCTGGACGAGTATCCGGTCCTGGCCCAAGGCTTCAAGGTGCCGCTCCAGGCGGGGCAGACCATTGCCATTGAGCCCAAGTTCGTCCTCCCCGGCATGGGTGTGGTGGGGATCGAAAATACCTTTGCAGTGAGCAGCCACGGCGGGGTGAAGATCACCGATCTGGCGGATGAGATCGTTTATCTGTAGTGGCGCCGTGAGGAGTGAGGAGAAATGGTCATCAAGGGGCAACCAGCGGGTTGCCCTTTTTTTGATTCATTCCCATGTTTTAGAAGTATTTAAATATCTAATGTTAATTGACTATGCCAGTGTTTATGGTATGTGAATTGGTATTAATTTGCAATGATTAAGATGCGCGGTCTAGGGTTGATAAGTCAGGAATAATAGCCAAGGAGGAAAAAACGATGGACAACAAAAAGAGCAAAAGTGCAGCAATCACCGCTGGCACCGGCGAGACTTGGGATACAGGGTCCTGCCGTACATGGAGCAAACCCATAGTCACGCGTATCAACATTAAGAAAACTATGTTGTCAACTGGCAGTGTTAATGATGGCGATGGAAGTACCAATGAAGGGTAACACACACGTATGTCGGCCACCAGGAGTCTTGCCCGAGAACGCGGGCAGCAAATACTTAAAAAGACATATTGTGCCCCAGGAGTATAAATGAGCTGTATCTTCGGTTTTTTACGGCGTGATGGTGCTTCAATCGCACCGCTTACCATGGAGACCATGCGGCGTCACATGGCTGAATGGGGGCCGGACGGCGGTGACGTGTTGCTGGACGGTCCTGCGGCGATGGGACAGATGCGTCTGTTCAGCACGCCTGAGGCGACGTATGAGAAGATGCCGCTCATTGATGCGGCAGAGGGCTTCATCTTTACCGCGGCCGGACGCGTGGACAACCGGCAAGAGTTGATCGCGGATTGCGGATTGCGGATTGCCGAATATGAAAAATGCGGAATCCCGGATGGTGAAGTGATCCTTCAGGCCTATCGCAAATGGGGCGAGGATTGCCCGAAGCGCATTTACGGAGACTGGTCTTTCGCCGTATGGCATCCCCGTGAACGCAGGCTTTTTCTCGCCCGCGACCACTATGGCAACACATCGCTTTATTATTATGCAGACCGGCATGTGTTTGCCTTTGCTTCTGACCGCAAAGCATTGCTCGCACTGGACCTTGTGCCCAAAGAGATGGACGAACTCTACCTTGCACAGGTGCTGGTTTCGTGGCCTGCTTATCACGGAGAGCGCACCATCCACACGCCTGTTAAGCGCCTGCCGCCTGCGCATTGCCTGACAGTTTCGCATGAACGCCTCGATGTGCGCCGGTATTGGCGATTGGAAGAGACTCCCGAACTGCGCCTGCCACGGCGTAATGATTATGTAGAGGCATTTCGCGATCTGTTCGATGAGGCGGTACGCTGCAGACTGAGGGTTGCAAACGGCGGCAACACACAAGGAAATGGGGCCGGGCAAATTGCCGTAACACTCAGCGGGGGGCTGGATTCCGGGTCGGTTACTGCCACGGCGGCGCATTTCCTGCGTAACGAAGGTAGACGCCTGACAGCTTTTACTTCTGTGCCGCTTTCGGATACAAGCGCCTATGTAAAAAAGAACTTTGGCGATGAGTTTCCCTTTGCCCGGTCTACCGCGCAATTCGCCGGGAATGTAGATCATCTGCCCATCACCGCGGCAGCAATTACGCCCATACAGGCAATTCGTCGGATGCTTCGGATTCACGGCGAGCCGGCGCACGCCGCTGGAAATTTTTTCTGGATGCTGGAGCTGGAAGAGACTGCACGTGCCTGTGGCTGCCGTGCCCTGCTCACCGGTCAGGTGGGTAACGGTGGCATCTCATGGACAGGTGATGTGTTCTCACAGCCGCTCGCATTGCAGTTACGCCATTATGGCTGGAGGAAATGGA
This genomic window contains:
- a CDS encoding helix-turn-helix domain-containing protein, with product MVNALDLLETLAEETHNLTVSYLAHKLGLSRNKVTRLLAILEKRELVVCDAISGGYSLGLSAVGLAQSFLRNVTGKGGGD
- a CDS encoding DUF485 domain-containing protein codes for the protein MAERKYDWGEIARNSKYLQLKSKKRTFLFGWWIASSIYYFSLPLLSGYVPDLFKIKIIGVINFGYLFILSQFVMSFFVAIYYTKVANSEFDRLTDELVSEIQ
- a CDS encoding solute symporter family protein, with the protein product MFTKALSATMLMLFLTMPGLAAEPPKQAPQSATTAAAPVQSQAVPAAQAAPAAKAAVPAAPALQEKVRPNRSITITMFMAIIGITLCVVIWAAKQTKSAADFYTAGGGITGLQNGWAIAGDYMSAASFLGMSGLISLYGIDGFMYAVGPMFSFIAILLVVAEPCRNAGKYTLGDILSFRASAKPVRAVAALSTVTVSLFYLIAQMVGAGKLMQVLLDIPYRFSVIGVGVLMVGYVVFGGMKATTWVQIIKAGLLMSGTVLLALLVMFKAGLNPFGFFSDIVNNQLIQDHVRMNVLKDALPKPGVDYGQRFLEPGLFLKNPLDQISLGIAWALGAAGLPHILMRFFTVPNAKEARKSIVIALFINGTFFFLINLIGFGAALYLTPQLISSVDKGGNMATLLLAQKLGGGAGSIGGDMFLAFICAVAFATILAVVSGLVLAASAAIAHDVYVNIIKDGKADQHLQVKVARITSLCVGIAAIIMGLMAEKENVVALVALAFAVAASGNFPAVILSLFWRRFNTAGIISALLVGTITALGLVVVSPVMTYPQKIADDAGKIIVTLEKKQAEGAVLADKELTALDKSRKDFAKNNGGTSMVGLKAPLFPLKNPGIVSVPLGFLAAIFGCLLFRDRRAEEMFDEIEVRQITGIGIAKATDH
- a CDS encoding DUF6125 family protein; translation: MGDAELHGYAIATEMAGDEGVQLLSGLGKGELIKIIIDDAKNWLAHDGLWFQAVESVHGMDEAIAADRAAWEKFTVIEAKRIMERLGMKPGGGIPALVECLKHRLYARLNLQDVMEQSDSRVVFRMVDCRVQSARRRKGLADFPCKTVGIVEYAEFARTIDPRIRTRCIACPPDAHPDQYWCAWEFTL
- the icmF gene encoding fused isobutyryl-CoA mutase/GTPase IcmF, whose amino-acid sequence is MHTTAAAPYTSKNKIRFVTATSLFDGHDAATNIIRRMLQSSGAEVIHLGHNRSVDVIVTAAIQEDAQGIAVSCYQGGHVPFFKYICDLLKERGAGHIRVFGGGGGVIVPEEIREIEGYGVSKIFSPEDGRRMGLQGMVNHMLELCDFQPERDLDTEIERLKGRDIRSVNTLISLAEQAVHEHTEGYGKVRERVRAMGSKVPVLGITGTGGAGKSSLTDELVRRLIRDFPEKSVAILAVDPSRQRTGGALLGDRIRMNSINTDRVYMRSLATRDSRSELSAAIEDAIAVVRAAGFDLVIVETSGIGQGDAGVVEICDVSLYVMTCEFGAPTQLEKIDMLDFADIVALNKFERKGSEDAMRNVRKQYRRNRNLFDLADEELPVFGTIASQFNDPGTNVLYRAVLDRFNEKKGLGWQSQLAITERESLKKYIIPSDRIHYLGEIVQSVRGYRKTAAEQAQIARTLFQLKGTRALLADSDATAAGVDQLIGYYEAKLRDEPRRIIESWPGMKQSYRQDALVTSVRDKEIRTELYTTSLSGTKIPRVCVPDYEDWGEIVKWSMKENVPGSFPFTAGVFPFKRVEEDPKRQFAGEGTPERTNRRFHYLCRDDGAKRLSTAFDSVTLYGEDPDFPPDVYGKVGESGVSICTVEDVKKLYAGFDLCAPSTSVSITINGPAPMMLAMFFNAAIDQQVDRFRGEKGREPAAAEYELIRACTLQTVRGTVQADILKEDQGQNTCIFSTEFALKMMGDIQQYFIDKQVRNYYSVSISGYHIAEAGANPISQLAFTLSNGFTYVEYYLSRGMHIDDFAPNLSYFFSNGLDPEYTVIGRVARRIWAVTMREKYGANERSQKLKYHIQTSGRSLHAQEMDFNDIRTTLQALMALYDNCNSLHTNAYDEAVTTPCEESVRRAMAVQMIITKELGLNRNENPLQGAFIIDELTDLVEEAVLAEFERIDQRGGVLGAMETQYQRSKIQDESMLYEHKKHSGELPIIGVNTFLNPRADEDGYQVPGELARATIEEKEQQIRNLRAFQERNRVKAPLALKRLQEVAVSGGNIFAELMETVKYASLGQITRALFEVGGEYRRNM
- a CDS encoding acyl-CoA thioesterase; this translates as MTRPKETSYYQTLPLSTDLALRRRYMVVDEPIPGNLRFGLLLEILDLVAEKTALNYVNRFYPDARVVTAAIDNIFVRHAADVTRDIVFHARINHVGRSSLEIGIRVEQPGDPTNHIASCYFTMVARSGMGEGAVSVTLPPLEYLDETEQARAKKALSGRDEYRQQQALLTEPPSREEYEMLAALHKAQEEPGFSGLLAGRLVADAWERMYPEQENVPQKIFGGYLIRRAYELSAICSELVAPDRSIVAAVNRINFFHPVRMGDKLHFTSRVVYTSGSFVCVEASIERLSLDRTSKALSNSCLFTFVNVDRELVHQPVPAIYPATYVEDASYLAAHRSYQSIVRHHAII
- a CDS encoding nitroreductase family protein, yielding MDIFQAINDRRSIRKYKDIPVEWEKIGQVLDAARLAPSWKNMQCWRFLVLTASDKKDAMLSAFPDDNPGKKAIAQAPVVIVVCADPAESGIENGVEYYIADTAIAFEHICLAAHGLGLGTCWMGWYDEAAIKGELGIPDGIRVVGVTPLGYPDQEPKQRPRKELAEIAYYNDWGKTEC
- a CDS encoding M24 family metallopeptidase; this translates as MLTKMESEQRIIRLQKELKEKGLDGALFIYPIDVYYFAGTRQNSTIWIPADGNPRLFARKSYARALTESLIEDTRPFPGSKEFPALFGAEVRKIGFTFDVAPVQQYNYYSKLLPGREFADISAINRDIRSVKSEWELERMRHSGDHLCEVFRQVPEFLKAGMREIDLAAEFEYRLRKAGGEGYVRMRAFNQELFQGLAVSGATSGNPGFFDGAVTGRGLSTASPHGASTEAITANTPVLIDYTGVFNGYIVDMTRIFAIGKLAPELEHAFATSLAIQQHLVENLKPGVICEELFFKAAEMAEQAGLGQNFMGAPGENAKFVGHGVGLELDEYPVLAQGFKVPLQAGQTIAIEPKFVLPGMGVVGIENTFAVSSHGGVKITDLADEIVYL